A region of the Desulfomonile tiedjei genome:
CCGCAGGAACAAGAGGTGCAGTTTTTTTTCGGCGCGCATCCAAAGGCCCTGGTGATAAACGCTTTCCCAAAGCAAAGGCGCCTCCTGTCGCTCCGCGACCCGGACGCGGTGGCGTCCGGGTCACCCGCGGCTAATACAGCTAGGGCAGGTTAATCTTGCGTCATCGCTTTCCCCAAAATGGCCTGTTAAGGAAATAATGTAGAGTCCCCTTGCCCGCGATGACTTCCTTACAAACACGCTCAATTTCTTCTATTACCTTGTCAGCTTTTGGGTTGATTGGGTCTACTTCGCCCCATCCCTCCCAAAACACACTCTCGCGCTTCTCAACATCTTTGAGATGCTTTTCCCAGTCCTGTTCCGTCCGAAAGCGGTCCCTTGCCCACAAGCGACTCAATACCCTTGCCGAGATGAGTATTTCATTGATGATTACACGCAGCTCATCAAATGGCTTCGCTTCGTCCCTGCCTATGCGTACCATAAATTCGTATCGCAGAGAATGCAGTCTGTGGAATATTTCTTGGTACTTAGTGTATCTCGAAAAAGCGACACTTGCCAGTTTTCTAGCTTCAAAAGCCTTTTCCGACTCGTCATCTCCGCGTTTAAGGTCCGCGGTTTCATTTACGAAGCTAGTCGGGTCCCGGATATGTGAGATGGCATCCCGAGCTTGGTAAAAGAGAGCCAACGTCTCCTCCGCGAGTTCTATCTGTCGCTTACCAGCATGCTCCCGACGCCAAGAGTCGATTCCATATATCGCCAACACGATGGCGATGATTGCCCCAATTTCTTTGATGATTATAAGAATTGTGTCCATGCACTGCGAATTATATCACGCAATCGAGAGACATCATACCAGTTCCCCTTCGGACGGCTTTTGGTGGCATCCCTCCGCAGATGACAAATACTTCTGAGCAGCTTTAGCGGGCCTGCTTGCGGGAGGGATTTCTCTTCGCAGAGATCCCCGGATCAAAGCCTGCCCCGGACCCCGGATCGAAGTCCGGGGCAACCTTTGATCCGGGGTCCGGGGCAGGCTCCGAGATCGCGGAGGAAAGGGCGCACGCCGTGCGCCCCTACAGCGGCCTCGGCGAACTCTGCGGTAAGATATGCTTCCAGGCTCCCCTCCGCAGGAACAAGAGGGGCAGTTTGTTGCTCCGGCTGTTTGTCGTCCCGGGAGCTTGCTGCCAAACGCCGTGCCAAAGCAAACACGCCTCCTGTCGCTTCGCGACCCGGACGCGGTGGCGTCCGGGCCACCCGACCCAGAACTTGGTCCTTAGAACCATTGCAATTGCGCAGCCGGCATTGGACTGAATTGAATATCAATAGTATAGTGTGAGTTGAACGGGCGGATAGGAAAGAGGTGCAGATGCCCTAATCAGCATCACGAGAGGAAGCCCATGACTCAGTCTGAAATAGCCGGCGAAATAAAACAACTTACCGTGGCGGAACGGCTTCTGCTTGTGCAAGAGATATGGGACAGCATCGTCGCCGATCAGGAATCTCTCCCGGTAACTGAGGCCCAAAAGAAGGAATTGGACAAGCGCCTCGAGTCTTACCTCGCTGCCCCGCAAGAAGGCTCGTCCTGGGAAGAGGTTAAACAGAGAGTTATGGGCGACAAGTGAAACGCCGCGTGCTGACAAGTAGGAGCATTTGATCATGAAATTGCAGGTCGTTATACACGAAGCGGAGGAAGGCGGATATTGGGCGGAAGTTCCAGCGATTCCCGGATGCGCGACACAGGGAGACACATTCGAAGAGCTTCTGCAGAATCTTTACGAAGCTGTGGAAGGATGTCTGTCAGTATCGGTGGAGCCTCCGAAAACGACCGGCCGTGATCGAGTCATGGAAATTGTGGTATGAAAGTGGTCTCAGGCAAAGACCTGTGCCGAGCCCTTGAACAGCATGGGTGGTCACTGCTCCGCGTCCACGGCAGCCACCACATTTACAGCAAAACAGGCAGTATAGTGCGGCTATCTGTGCCCGTTCATGGAAATAAACCAATAAAAAAAGGTTTGCTGAAGCATCTTCTGCAAGCTGCGGGTTTGTCCGAGTCAGTCCTGTGATTCTCATGCCCGTAACTCTTGGAACGGAAAACACCATACCAATTTGTCTTCCGCGTCCTCCAGGCGGCGGGCTTCTCGCAGCACGTAGGATGCGGTGACCCACGGGAACCGCATCGGTCGAGTCGACAGGCTCGTTCGGGGCTAGCGATGCGGTTCGCTTCACTCACCACATCCTACCTGCGCTTTAGCGGGCCTGCCTGCGGGAGTGATTTCTCTTGGCGGAGATCCCCGGATCAAAGCCTGCCCCGGACCCCAGATCGAAGTCCGGGGCAGGCTCCGAGATCGCAGAGAGATAAGGGCGCACGCCGAGCGCGCCGTACACGGCGTTCTCTGCGGTAGGATCTGTTCTTGGCGACCGCTGATAAAGCTTTGCGCAAGACAAAGACACCTCCTGTCGCTTCGCGACCCGGACGCGGTGCCGTCCGGGCCACCCGCCCTCAGAAATCCGAAGACACCGCACCTATTCCACTCTCACGAGTAACTGTATTATTTCTTGGTCCCGTTCCGGGAACATGATACACTTTCATTATGAGAATTTTCTCAAGAAGCACGCTGAGGGCATTCTGGGAAAAACATGCTGATGCGGAACAGCCGCTGCTCGCGTGGTATGCAGAAGCCAAGAAAGCCGACTGGAAGGAACCCGCAGATATTCTCAATCAATACAGCAACGCCAGGATTATTGGCAAAAACCGAGCCGTGTTTAATATAAAAGGAAACGATTACAGGCTGGTATTGGCGATCAGATACAACAGACGATCGGTTTTTATTAGGTTTGTGGGAACGCACGGGCAGTAGGACAGATAGACGCCCTCACCGTTTAACAAGAGACAGGCTGATTTGGACAGAGGAGACAACTATATGGAAATCAAACCGATTCGTACGGAGGAAGAATATCGCGCCGCACTGGCAAGACTCGGAGATATCTGGGATGCGGAGCCGGACACGCCTGAGTCCGATGAATTGGACGTTCTATCGGTCTTGGTAGAGGCATACGAGGACGAACACTATCCAATGGACCCGCCAGACCCCATCGAAGCGATCAAGTTTCGGATGGAACAGATGGGCCTTACTCGGAAGGACCTGGAACCGTACATAGGCTCCCGCGGCCGAGTGTCCGAAGTCCTGACGAGAAAAAGAAGACTTAGCCTGGACATGATTCGGAATTTGAATGAGAAACTGGGCATCCCTGCTGAGGTGCTTATTGCCAGATACCCTTTGGAGTCCGGGAGAGAATCTGCGAATCAATAGATTGGTTGTCGGGTAATCTGGAGACGCCATGCCAATTCTGCTCGCTCCTCCTCTCGGTGACGTGCTTCCGCAGATGAAGAATACTGTGAGCGATGCGGTTCGCTTCACTCACCACATCCTACCCGCGCTTTAGCGGGCCTGCTTGCAGGAGGGGTTTCCAGCCGGTGGAATTGGCATGGCGTTCCTGTATTCCTGCAGTTCTCGTCGGAGGCCCCGAAATTATTAGAATAGACAGACCGTTGAATAATCTCGGCCGATCTCTATAATTACCGGCAGGTCGCTTCAGTGGCAGCAGGCCATTCGAACACCGGAGGAGGATGCCACCAATGTCTATTCTCTTTTCATCGGGGAAGATAGGTTCCATCGAGATCGCCAATCGCGTCGTACATTCCGCCACCTTCGAGTCCATGGCAACCGTCAACGGCGAGGTGACCGATCAGTTGGTCAAGCGGTACCGCAACATCGCCAAAGGTGGCACAGGGCTGATCGTGCCGGGCTACGTCAGCGTGCACCGCTCGGGAAAAGCCTTTGAAAGACAGGTGGAGCTTGACTCCGACGCCATCGTTCCCGGACTCGCGAGCATTGTTGACGCGGTCCACGAACATGGTGGGAAAATCGTATTCCAGCTAGCCCATGCCGGACGACAAACCACGAAACAGGTTGCCGGTCAGGCTCCTCTCGGTCCCTCGAGCGTTGGCCGAGATCCCATCAATTTTGTCAAACCGAGGGAGATGACTGAAGCCGATATCCGGGAAGTTATTCGGGCTTTCGGCAAAGCGGCCAAGAGAGCCATAAACGCAGGCGCTGACGGAATCCAGTTGCACGGAGCCCACGGATACCTGATCAACCAGTTCCTTTCTCCGTTCTTCAACAAGAGAACCGACAAGTGGGGCGATTCCGAAGGGGGTCGTTTCCGGTTTCTCAGGGAGATTTTTTGCGAGGTGAAGAGTTCCGTACCGGAACGAACGCCGATTCTGATCAAGCTCAACACACATGACCATACGCCGGCTCCGGGGATAACGCCCGATCTGGCACAACGGTATGCTCACCGGCTCGTTGAACTGGGCATCGACGCTATCGAGATCAGCAGTGGAACCGCATACTATTCCTTCATGAACACATGTCGGGGAAGCGTCCCGGTCAAGGAATTGGCAGCAACCCTTCCCTGGTGGAAACGATTGGTAGGTAAAATGATGCTGAGCAAAATGGCCGGGAAGTTCGACCTGGAGGAGGGATATCACACGGAAGCCGCCAGGATCATGAAACCGGTCATGGGGAAGGTGCCTCTGATATTGGTGGGTGGCATTCGCCACGTCCGGCACATGGAACAGGTCCTTGAAGAAGGCCTTGCAGACTTTATCTCCATGAGCCGGCCTTTCATCCGGGAACCGTTCCTGGTCAACAGATTGAAGGAAGGCAAGACCGAAAAGGCCTCGTGTGTCTCCTGCAACCGGTGCATTGCAGGTATGATGGGCGGAGAACCGCTCCGCTGTCTGTACAAGCCCGCTTGACCTGCGCAGTTGCCTAAAAAATGGAATGGAGTTGCGGCTGAGAGCTTCATTTTTCTTTACCAATGCTCATGGCGAAGATCGCCACAATGAATCATGAAAACGCTAGTAGCGCAGTCCCGTGCTGAACGCGGGATTGCCGGTTCCATCCGTGCGTTTTCATAGGGAAAGCGTTGACCTAAGGATGGAAAGGGCACCGCTAATCGTGACCCCATTGATTTGTGGGACAGGCTTTCCAGCCTGTCATCATTGATCTTTTTGACCAGGCAAGCTAAAAGCCTGCACCACGCGAAAAAGTCCGGCAGGGCCGACCGCTTGCTTCTTGCTGTCATAGCAACTTGAAAACACTACCCTTTAAGGACGACAACCAAGGAACTTTAACAATTTTTTCGAACAATTCGGCCTGAATTCCGTCTAACTATTAAGAAGCAAAGGAAAGGACGCCTGCGCGTCCTGATTTGTGAAAAATGGGCTCTTTCCGAGGCTTGAAAACCAAGACAAGGGAGAGATGAGTATGAATAGACTAAAAATCATTGTCGCCATGCTAGCTGCATTGGCATTAGCTATAAGTATTCCCAATGCAAGTTTTGCGCAAAGTGATCAGACCGGTCAAGCTCCGGCTTCCCAAAGCTACGCACCCGGGCAGCAAGGTCAAGCAGTCGATCCGGGCCAGACCGGCCAAACAGGTCGCCCGATACCGCAACCAAAAGGCGGAATTGCCACGGTTATTGGGGTGGATCAGCCTGATAATTGCCTCCGCATCCGGAGTGGACCCGGCAGCGATTACGATTTAGTCGGATGCGCGGCTCTGGGTGAACAGTTGAATATCACGGGCGTTTGGACCTCAAACAACTGGGCGCAACTTGCGGAAAACGGATGGGTTTACGGATCGCAAATCCAGACCGATTTGCGTCCTCCGTCAGCCGCTTACTCTCGAGCAGAGAGATACACGTACGTTGAGGATGAATATCCGGTAGTTAGTTATACGGAGTCATACCTCCCTGACTACGGTTACGAGACCTACTGGTATGGAGGGGTTCCGCTATTCCTCTACAGCGCAAACGTGTGGCGGAAATTCCATCCGTGGTGGCTGCGCAAACACTGGAACTGGAATCGTAGCCACAAGGCGTGGAACCAGAACCCTGCTTTCAGGCAAAACGTGAGGGCGGGAACACAGGGTGCAGTAACACCGCGGAATTTTGTCACCAATCGGGCTAATGTTCCGTCCTCCAACGTAACGCGATTCAACGCGAATGCGCTCCGTTCGGGGTCTTCCAGCGTGGTTGGTTCGGCACGAACGTTCTCAAACCTGAATACGGCGCGGACAAGAACCTTTTCAAGTCCGAATACGGTGAGGACCAGGACCTTCTCGAACCCGAGTTCGTTTCAAGCAAGGACCTTCTCAAGCCCGAACACCGTGAGGACAAGAACTTTCTCGAACCCGAGTTCGTTTCAGGCAAGGACATTCTCGAGACCGAATATCAGCACAAGATCGTTCAGCAGCCCGAGCATCGGCACCAGGTCCTTCTCAAGTCCTGCCCGCATGGGTTCCTTTGGAGCGAGCAGCTTTAGCGCCGGACGCATAGGTGGCGGTGGCGGCGGAATCAGCATGGGAGGCGGAGGAGCTAGTTTTGGCGGTGGAGGTCGCCGCAGGTGATATTGAGGATAAATGGATGTTGAACTGCAATGACCGGAGGCCTTCTTTCGACAAGATGGCTTCCGGTCATTTCTTTTGGGACACCACATGCCCCCACGGCAATTTGAGCTATTTCAGGTTCTGATCCCAGCCATTCTTCCCTTCAGGATCGGTCCAGCCTTGAAAACGAACCGCGTTGGGCACTTCTCGCACTTTCCAGTATCCGCTGTTCGCACTGACATATTTTCTGAGCGATTCCAGGATTTGACTGTAGTCCTTTCTATCTTGTTCGCTGAGTTTTGTATCAGAGGCCCGGGCGTTCAGGAACTGGATAGTGGCGTCCCTGAGCAGCGCCAGGTCTTTCTCGGGCCACTGAACCAACACCAGGTCGTTTCCGGCATTCCCGTCACTATCGTTGGCCGTTAGGATTTGCTTGAGCTTGGCGCCTTGCTGCGTGATGTTTTCGCCATACGAGGACAAGACGTGGTCGCGGCCGACGCTCTTGACGAGCGCCTGCTGGGCCGGACTCAACTTATTCCACGCCGCCTTGTTGATAATCATATAGGTGATCAGAAACTGCTGATGCCAGCCGGGGAAATGTACGAAACGATTTCCTACGGTACCGGGATTGCCTTCGGGAAGCCCAAAAAGCTGAGAGACGTCGTCAAGAGGGGTGGCGAATTCGAATGCCTGGATTTGGCCGTCCGCCACTGCCTTGACCAAGGACCCGCCCCCGGCAAGGGCCGTTATGAACTTGATATTCTTTTTCGGAATCACGCCGCCCGCGACCAGGTTGTCACACGCCCGATCGAGGACAAATTGGGCGGGTGGCAGGTATCGGAAAGTCCAACTCTGCTGACACAAACCGGCAAGACCGATGCCCGGGGTCGCACCGGCATTCCCGACCGGTAGCATGAAGTACCCGGAACCCTGCTGACTGCTTCCAACCATGGGAACCGCAACGATGTTCTTACCGTTTTTGTCCAGGATCTGCTGAAGCAGATCGAGGCCGCTCTGCTTGCCTTCATCAACAGACTTGCCACAGAGAAAGCCGAGGAACTCGTCGAAGTTGGGGCCGAACGGGACTCCCGAATTGTAAATAAACCCCCATGCCGGGTTGAGTTCCGACCCGGAAATATATGCAGCGTCGAAGCCGGCCCCACCTGCCACTGGTCCTCCTGCAGCGACAGCCTCCACAATGTTTTTGAATGCTCCGGGAATCGGCGGGGTCGGCTTGTACTTGCTGAACTTGACCTGACCGGCCTCACCGAGGGCGATCGCGGAAATATCTGCAAGCTTGGCGGCATATTCATCCGCGGGAGGGCCTATCGCCGCGGAACCACTGAAACTGCGAAAGGAAATCTCCAGTGCCAGAGCGGTTTGTGCGACCAACAAGATCGCGCAAACAAGAGTCGGCACGACGGCACCGCAACATGACCGTTGTTTGCGGACTCTCGTGGCCGGGTAACATCTGCCCGAATCTGAAGGGACCATTTTGACCTCCTCTCATTTAATCGATCAGCGCCGAACGGCATGCGCTTCAGCCGCACAAGAGAGGAACAAGGGGAGCGGAGCGTATCGACCGGAAGCGCGAGGAATACCGTCCCACTGTATTGTGGTGATTTCCCGGCCGAACCGCAACAAGAATATCGGGTGGTGGGTCAGTTTGAGACTTCGGATTCGGCGGGCGCAGCCCTTATGTCATTTCGGCCAGGTGCCACGGACCTGGGCTCCGCCAGGTCCGTGCCGGCGTTTTTGCGAAACAGCAAGGTTGTCCCCCGCATTGAACACCAAATCTAAAAGCGAGCCGATGGTACGGTAGGCCTGGGAATCTTTCGAGTTATCCTGGCGATAGAATTGACAGGAAGCACGGACCTGGTAATGCCCAGGTCCGTGGCACCCAATACAAAAGGCATCGCTTGACAGAACGGGCTACCATGGTTTGTCCGAAAAGCTCTTCCCCAATTAGATCGTCCCGAGTGGGCAGGACACTGCAAATTAATCCGTGTTCACTTTCGAGAACTACCACAGTGGTTGTAAAAATTCTTGTCCGATTCGAGAGGACGCCATCTCGTCATTCCTGCGGAAGCAGGAATCCAGTCCCCCGTCTCGTGGGATTCCCTGGGTTCCCGCCTTCGCGGGAACGACGAGGTGAGGAGAGCAGCAATGGCAGGGGGGCCGTTGGGACCCAACGGACATTTTTTTGGCAATTGCCATGGTCAAGAAGGGGTTCTACCGGTTGGGTAATCAGACTCAGAAGTCAGTTCTCATCACAGTGGGTCGATTGTCAGTAGGCGATATCTCACGAGAAGATCGACAAGTTCCTGTCGCCCGGATTTCTTGGCCCTGATCATCGCGGTTCTGCCATCGCGGTCCTGTGCGTCGACTTCCGCTCCTGCTTTCAGGAGCAACCGTGCGACCTCGACGTGTCCCTCATGACAGGCCTTCATAAGGGCCGTGTTGCCATAATCATTCTTGACGTTCACGTGAGCGCCGGCTCTCAAAAGTATCTTCACGACGGCTTCATAGCCCTTGAATGCCGCCTTCATGAGACCCGTGTTGCCGTGCTTGTTGGCAACATTGACGTCAGCGCCTGCTCGAATAAGATCCTCCACTATCGGCGCATGTCCTCTATCGCAGGCCCTCATCAACGGAGTGTCACCGTCGCTGTTACTCTGGTTCACATCGGCACCATGATTAATGAGCAAATTGACCACACCGCGATTTTCCGATAGACAAGCGACTACTAGAGCGGTGCTGCCGTCTACGGTCTTGGCGCAAGCGTTGGCTCCGTTTCTGAGGAGCAACTCAACTATTTCGGCATGGCCGGCCTCAATCGCAACGGTCAGAGCGGTGTTACCGGC
Encoded here:
- a CDS encoding NADH:flavin oxidoreductase gives rise to the protein MSILFSSGKIGSIEIANRVVHSATFESMATVNGEVTDQLVKRYRNIAKGGTGLIVPGYVSVHRSGKAFERQVELDSDAIVPGLASIVDAVHEHGGKIVFQLAHAGRQTTKQVAGQAPLGPSSVGRDPINFVKPREMTEADIREVIRAFGKAAKRAINAGADGIQLHGAHGYLINQFLSPFFNKRTDKWGDSEGGRFRFLREIFCEVKSSVPERTPILIKLNTHDHTPAPGITPDLAQRYAHRLVELGIDAIEISSGTAYYSFMNTCRGSVPVKELAATLPWWKRLVGKMMLSKMAGKFDLEEGYHTEAARIMKPVMGKVPLILVGGIRHVRHMEQVLEEGLADFISMSRPFIREPFLVNRLKEGKTEKASCVSCNRCIAGMMGGEPLRCLYKPA
- a CDS encoding type II toxin-antitoxin system HicB family antitoxin produces the protein MKLQVVIHEAEEGGYWAEVPAIPGCATQGDTFEELLQNLYEAVEGCLSVSVEPPKTTGRDRVMEIVV
- a CDS encoding DNA-binding protein, coding for MEIKPIRTEEEYRAALARLGDIWDAEPDTPESDELDVLSVLVEAYEDEHYPMDPPDPIEAIKFRMEQMGLTRKDLEPYIGSRGRVSEVLTRKRRLSLDMIRNLNEKLGIPAEVLIARYPLESGRESANQ
- a CDS encoding type II toxin-antitoxin system HicA family toxin, with the translated sequence MKVVSGKDLCRALEQHGWSLLRVHGSHHIYSKTGSIVRLSVPVHGNKPIKKGLLKHLLQAAGLSESVL
- a CDS encoding type II toxin-antitoxin system HigB family toxin codes for the protein MRIFSRSTLRAFWEKHADAEQPLLAWYAEAKKADWKEPADILNQYSNARIIGKNRAVFNIKGNDYRLVLAIRYNRRSVFIRFVGTHGQ
- a CDS encoding addiction module protein, which encodes MTQSEIAGEIKQLTVAERLLLVQEIWDSIVADQESLPVTEAQKKELDKRLESYLAAPQEGSSWEEVKQRVMGDK